A genomic region of Enterococcus sp. 12C11_DIV0727 contains the following coding sequences:
- a CDS encoding glycoside hydrolase family 3 C-terminal domain-containing protein yields the protein MKKLKMTKKKLALLGGWLAVVALIYLYLFNHGKTSGDNPSFGINVQFLVGWITKIIIVLAFSLVVYSIYRIVKIRKTRKILYVLSCLLLVVLVIFNVAVNQYAMIINTYFSASQIDQSEVKKTKEQAMALTEKVAGEGSVLLENKNETLPLQEKNVNVFGYASRNVVYGGTGSGGGKEDNNIDLQKELENAGFKVNDQLTKFYDERYVPREKVNIHKLVGGDFNIHEPKVSEYSESFIQSAKEFSNTALVVFSRNSGEGADIINEMKEYTGGTKGKHYLELSDDETAILDLAKENFDKVVVLLNSSFPMELGFLEDEKIDGALWIGGPGSTGFNAVGKILAGQLNPSGRLVDTYAYDETSAPSFNNIGEFPYSNSEFDYEKDTWHYKYVDYAESIYVGYRYYETRYINNETGKMDEAAYDKAVQYPFGYGLSYTDFKQEISDFKLDGKEIKMTVKVTNTGKRSGKDVVQLYYTPPYTVGGLEKSHVVLSGFAKTKELEPNQSEELNLTFDVEDMASYDEKQNKAYVLEKGTYNIHLMNNAHDIIDSKKYEVAQDIVFNKENKRESDQLAATNQFEEAKGDVQYVSRWDWEGTMPKEMAKPRVASEELLNALKDQSVKEEEAEPIKFKKSGLELYDLKGQINYGKVFFLIKK from the coding sequence GTGAAAAAGCTAAAAATGACTAAAAAGAAACTTGCACTACTAGGAGGCTGGCTTGCAGTTGTCGCACTAATTTATCTTTATCTATTCAATCATGGCAAGACGAGTGGCGATAATCCATCATTTGGGATCAATGTACAATTTTTAGTTGGCTGGATAACTAAAATAATTATCGTATTAGCCTTCTCATTAGTCGTCTATTCTATTTATAGAATTGTCAAGATTCGCAAAACAAGGAAGATTTTATATGTTTTATCCTGCTTATTATTAGTGGTACTAGTTATCTTCAATGTAGCGGTCAATCAATATGCAATGATTATCAATACTTATTTTTCAGCTTCCCAAATCGATCAATCCGAAGTAAAGAAAACAAAAGAACAAGCTATGGCCTTAACTGAAAAAGTAGCAGGAGAAGGTTCTGTTCTTTTAGAAAACAAAAATGAAACGTTACCCTTACAAGAAAAAAATGTAAATGTATTTGGCTATGCTTCTAGAAACGTGGTTTATGGTGGAACAGGTTCTGGCGGTGGGAAAGAAGATAACAATATTGATTTACAAAAAGAACTAGAAAATGCCGGATTCAAAGTAAATGACCAATTAACTAAATTCTATGATGAACGCTATGTTCCTAGAGAAAAGGTCAACATTCATAAATTGGTTGGTGGCGATTTTAATATTCATGAGCCAAAAGTGAGTGAATATAGTGAATCATTTATACAATCAGCAAAAGAATTTAGTAATACAGCATTAGTCGTTTTTTCTAGAAATAGTGGTGAGGGTGCTGATATTATCAATGAAATGAAAGAGTATACTGGTGGTACAAAAGGCAAGCACTACCTAGAACTTTCTGATGATGAAACAGCAATCCTTGATTTAGCTAAAGAAAATTTTGACAAAGTAGTTGTCCTTCTAAACTCATCATTTCCAATGGAACTTGGCTTTTTAGAAGATGAAAAGATTGATGGTGCTCTATGGATCGGCGGACCTGGTTCAACGGGCTTTAATGCAGTGGGAAAAATTCTTGCTGGACAGCTCAATCCTTCTGGTCGCTTAGTTGATACGTATGCCTATGACGAAACAAGCGCCCCATCCTTTAATAACATTGGCGAATTCCCGTACTCCAATTCAGAATTTGATTACGAAAAAGATACTTGGCATTATAAATATGTAGATTATGCTGAATCAATTTATGTAGGTTATCGCTATTATGAAACACGTTACATCAATAATGAAACTGGTAAGATGGATGAAGCCGCCTATGATAAAGCAGTCCAATATCCGTTTGGCTATGGCTTGTCCTATACAGATTTTAAACAAGAAATTTCCGATTTCAAACTAGATGGCAAGGAAATCAAAATGACGGTAAAAGTTACTAATACTGGGAAGCGATCAGGCAAAGATGTCGTGCAATTGTACTACACGCCACCGTATACTGTTGGCGGACTTGAAAAATCTCATGTAGTATTATCTGGATTTGCCAAAACAAAAGAATTAGAACCAAATCAATCAGAAGAGCTTAACTTAACATTTGATGTAGAAGATATGGCAAGTTATGATGAAAAACAAAATAAAGCCTATGTGCTTGAAAAAGGAACGTACAACATTCATTTGATGAATAATGCGCATGATATCATTGATTCAAAAAAGTATGAAGTAGCACAAGATATTGTCTTTAATAAAGAAAATAAACGTGAAAGTGACCAGCTTGCAGCAACAAACCAGTTTGAGGAGGCCAAAGGTGATGTTCAATATGTTTCTCGTTGGGATTGGGAAGGAACGATGCCAAAAGAAATGGCAAAACCAAGAGTTGCCTCTGAAGAGCTATTGAACGCCTTGAAAGATCAAAGTGTGAAGGAAGAAGAAGCTGAGCCGATTAAATTTAAAAAATCTGGATTAGAATTATATGATTTAAAGGGGCAAATCAATTATGGAAAGGTTTTTTTCTTAATAAAAAAGTGA
- a CDS encoding Cof-type HAD-IIB family hydrolase: protein MKDYQALVFFDLDGTLLDKESQISKENHEAILELKKKNSLPIIASGRSPKEIKQIIEGTPIDSYVSLNGQFNVAENQVVSKHVFSLTLIQELMALTEEMGHSLACYTEAEYAACYSDNSMKKLYHLDNAPMPQISTDFHKTHEIYMMYLFSEQPEKDALYREAFAERLTFFRDSPYSMAVVLKGQSKKAGIYQVIESLKLSHVPTYAFGDGENDLGMFEAVQTAIAMDNASTYVKSQADFITKSHVDNGIQFGLTHFGLLD, encoded by the coding sequence ATGAAGGATTATCAAGCACTTGTTTTCTTTGATCTAGATGGAACGCTACTAGATAAAGAGTCACAAATATCCAAAGAGAATCACGAAGCCATTTTGGAACTAAAGAAAAAGAATAGTTTACCAATTATTGCTAGTGGACGATCGCCAAAGGAAATCAAGCAAATCATAGAAGGGACTCCAATTGATTCTTATGTAAGTTTAAATGGTCAATTTAATGTTGCGGAAAATCAGGTTGTCTCAAAACACGTATTTTCACTAACGCTGATTCAAGAATTGATGGCGCTTACGGAGGAGATGGGACATTCTTTGGCTTGTTATACCGAAGCGGAATATGCGGCTTGTTACTCAGATAATAGTATGAAAAAATTATATCATTTGGATAATGCACCAATGCCGCAAATTTCAACTGATTTTCATAAGACCCATGAGATTTATATGATGTATCTTTTTTCAGAACAACCAGAAAAGGATGCGTTGTACCGAGAAGCTTTTGCTGAACGTTTAACTTTTTTTAGAGATAGCCCTTATTCAATGGCAGTTGTCTTAAAAGGTCAGTCGAAAAAAGCTGGGATTTATCAAGTAATCGAAAGCTTAAAGTTAAGCCATGTGCCAACGTATGCATTTGGTGATGGTGAAAACGACTTAGGGATGTTTGAAGCCGTGCAAACAGCAATTGCAATGGACAACGCTTCGACATATGTAAAGAGCCAAGCAGATTTTATCACAAAATCTCATGTGGATAATGGGATTCAATTTGGATTAACTCATTTTGGATTACTAGACTGA
- the rpmI gene encoding 50S ribosomal protein L35, translating to MPKQKTHRGSAKRFKRTGNGGLKRFRAFTSHRFHGKTKKQRRQLRKAGMVSSGDFKRIRQQLARMK from the coding sequence ATGCCAAAACAAAAAACACACCGCGGATCAGCAAAACGTTTCAAACGTACTGGTAACGGCGGGTTAAAAAGATTCCGTGCGTTTACAAGTCACCGTTTCCACGGTAAAACAAAAAAACAACGTCGTCAATTGCGTAAAGCAGGAATGGTCTCATCAGGCGATTTCAAACGTATTCGTCAACAATTAGCAAGAATGAAGTAA
- the rplT gene encoding 50S ribosomal protein L20: MARVKGGVVARKRRKKILKLAKGYYGSKHTLFKTAQEQVMKSYSYAYRDRRQKKRDFRKLWIARINAAARMNGLSYSKLMHGLKLAEIDINRKMLAELAVNDAAAFTALADQAKGALAK, translated from the coding sequence ATGGCACGTGTTAAAGGTGGCGTAGTAGCCCGTAAACGTCGTAAAAAGATTCTTAAGTTAGCGAAAGGCTATTATGGATCAAAACATACATTATTTAAAACAGCACAAGAACAAGTAATGAAATCATACAGTTATGCATACAGAGATCGTCGTCAAAAGAAACGTGATTTCCGTAAATTATGGATTGCACGTATCAACGCAGCAGCTCGTATGAATGGCTTGAGCTATTCTAAATTGATGCACGGTTTGAAATTGGCAGAGATTGATATCAATCGCAAAATGTTAGCAGAATTAGCAGTGAACGATGCAGCAGCATTTACAGCATTAGCTGACCAAGCTAAAGGTGCTTTAGCTAAATAA
- the infC gene encoding translation initiation factor IF-3 codes for MTIAKDMMVNDGIRARELRLIGQDGEQLGVKTKVEALQIAETANLDLVLVAPTAKPPVARIMDYGKFRFETQKKEREARKKQKVINVKEVRLSPTIDVNDFNTKLRNARKFLEKGDKVKASIRFKGRAITHKEIGQKVLDRLAEETADIATVEQKAKMDGRSMFLTLAPKNEN; via the coding sequence ATGACCATAGCAAAGGATATGATGGTGAACGACGGCATTCGTGCACGCGAGTTACGTTTGATCGGACAAGACGGTGAACAATTAGGTGTGAAAACAAAAGTGGAAGCATTACAAATCGCTGAAACGGCCAACTTGGACTTAGTTCTAGTAGCACCTACTGCAAAACCCCCTGTTGCGCGAATCATGGATTACGGTAAATTCCGTTTTGAAACGCAAAAGAAAGAGCGTGAAGCTCGTAAGAAACAAAAAGTGATCAACGTTAAAGAAGTTCGTTTAAGTCCAACAATTGACGTAAATGACTTTAATACAAAACTTCGTAATGCGCGTAAATTCTTAGAAAAAGGCGACAAAGTGAAAGCTTCGATCCGTTTCAAAGGCCGTGCCATTACCCACAAAGAAATTGGTCAGAAAGTTCTTGATCGCTTAGCTGAAGAAACTGCAGATATCGCTACAGTGGAACAAAAAGCGAAAATGGACGGACGCAGCATGTTTCTAACGCTGGCACCGAAGAATGAAAATTAA
- a CDS encoding Cof-type HAD-IIB family hydrolase — translation MTVKMIAVDMDGTFLNSQQDYDRETFNQLYRQMKQQDIRFVIASGNQYYQLKSFFPEIAEELSFVAENGAYVVSEGKEIFTGEIDPNVIQEVLTILAGFKEGHTILCGKNSAYVAASEPDTFVEHGRKYYHRLKKVANLTEVREDTLFKFALSFPVEQVGAVLEQLHLALGDKVIPVSSGHGDVDLIIPGIHKAHGLLQLQELWGIKNHEIAAFGDSGNDLEMLKHAHYSYAMSNGQPKVKVAAKEIILSNDENGVLIKIAELIEN, via the coding sequence ATGACAGTAAAAATGATTGCAGTAGACATGGATGGAACATTTTTGAACAGTCAACAAGATTACGATCGCGAAACGTTTAATCAGTTGTACCGACAAATGAAGCAGCAAGACATCCGTTTTGTTATCGCTAGCGGGAACCAATACTACCAGCTTAAATCTTTCTTTCCAGAAATTGCTGAGGAATTGTCATTTGTAGCAGAAAATGGCGCTTATGTGGTTAGTGAAGGGAAAGAAATATTCACAGGTGAAATTGATCCGAATGTGATCCAAGAAGTATTAACTATTTTAGCTGGTTTTAAAGAAGGTCATACCATTCTTTGCGGTAAAAATAGTGCCTATGTTGCGGCATCTGAACCAGATACTTTTGTTGAACATGGTAGAAAATATTATCATCGACTGAAAAAAGTGGCAAATTTAACTGAAGTTAGAGAAGATACCTTGTTTAAGTTTGCTTTGAGTTTCCCTGTTGAACAAGTAGGCGCGGTGCTAGAACAGTTGCATCTAGCTTTAGGAGATAAAGTTATCCCTGTTTCTAGTGGTCATGGGGATGTTGATTTGATTATCCCTGGAATTCACAAAGCCCATGGATTATTACAACTTCAAGAATTATGGGGCATAAAAAATCATGAAATAGCTGCTTTTGGAGATAGTGGGAATGATTTGGAAATGTTAAAACATGCGCATTATAGTTATGCGATGAGTAATGGTCAGCCAAAAGTAAAAGTAGCAGCCAAAGAAATTATTTTATCGAATGATGAAAATGGTGTACTCATAAAAATAGCTGAACTAATTGAAAACTAA